CATCTCGAGCATGCGCCATTtgttaaattcttttctctattcctTTTATGCCATAGGTCAATTCAATTATATCGCCCATGTAACCTTTATTCGTCTCGGAAGAGAGGAtctaaattgtatatatacataacatacatccgataaaaatatcgataaaacgcGCAGCTACGTTTTACGTCAATTCGGTCTTCCCTTTTTTGGTTTACACAAATTCCTACTGACccgaagagacaaagagagcgagagagagagagagagagagagagagagagagagagagacggagaaaaagcaaagaggAGTTATACTTGTTTGACACAAAGAGTACATCGAGTACGTCGAGCGATTTagaaattatgataaaactTGATCGTAGGAAGTGAAATTTGTAAAGTTTCCATATGGCAAATTTTGTCTGTAGGCTTTATGCTTTATcctaatatttaaaaatacaattggGAAAATAATGATTCAGACATTTTTTactcatattcttttttacatatataaaatcactTTCGTCGTTAATCGATTGATACCAGAAtgataagatatttttgaatattactATGTAACGAGATTTCTATATGATTGAGCAAATAGAGGGTATAGATTTTAAAGCTAGACATTGACAGACATCTCTCCCCTTCCCTCCTCCGTCCTTTCGTCTACTTGTCTGCCTGCTTGCCTGTCTGCTTATTGCTTGCTTGGTCGCTTACTCGGCATTGACGCAAGGTTGACACGTGTCTTTCGTGCACGTAGTTATGTATAACATACATGCCATTACGAGAGAAACGCGTCACGCTTTCGCGTGCGCAAGGAACGTAAATACGTGCGACATTTACGTGCAAGGGATATTgtcgacagagaaagagagagagagagagaagagattcgCATACGTAAGCTAATGCTAATCGATGTGGAGAAGCACACGATAGGGTTGACTGCCGTATTAAATACGTAATATGTATTAAGTCGTAAGATACGTAAGCATGGTATCGATATAGGAAAATACGAGTGAcgtaatatcgaattaatttaataccTTCACCAATTTTATCTATTGATTACTTACATATTCGGTGTCATTTTTTCTAGCCTCGATATTTTTTACGCTATTAATCTCGCTAACGGACTATTATcgtaatcgaaaaaaaaatcgagagagagagagagagagagagagagaaaaaagctagagaatattgtatttttattttcctttttttttttctttctttttatatagaattatctTTTCTAAAATGAGAATGAAGGCAAAATGGTTGGATGATACACTTTTTAGATGAGTTGTGGCAGTAATGCCCCCATCGGAGGAGGAAAGCCAGTGGCTCGTTGGCAGCGGGGGTGGTGTAACATCCTCCTCTGGTGGTGTGACGATAACCGGGACTGGAGATCGTTCCTTGAATATTAGGGGTGGCCTTTATACCGAAGAAATGACGACACAAACAGCTAATTCGGCCAATGCCAACGCGAACGCCCCCTCGGCCGATTCCGCCGAGCATGATTTGATCGACTCAACGGCGGATGCTACGCTCCTTGCACAATTTCATGAGGATGCGATAAAGCaggtaaaaaattaatgttttgtaatccttttgtcttttctattattttgctctccactttttcttcgacttttttATGTATCTTATTCAAAAATACCTATAGAGCAGAGGTGATTAGCTGTCAACCAATAACAAATCAACAAACTTTATCCCTCTTCTTTCATTGGCTTTTCAAGAGTAGCACAAAGAGCTACGAATGAATACGAATAGAAACGAACAAATACGAACAGTGCAGCGGGATGCTgcatgttttcttttttttttgtcgggTGAACGAACTAAGATAAACACAATCAAATCGAAATAATGGACTAGCAAAACTGATGCTAAGAATGAACGGCGTCGATTCATTCTGGTTtatgtatagaaataatatatagaatttttattttgttagaCGTCAAATTTGTGATTACGATATGGATGAAGTTTTAGATGAATCAATCGTTAAAACAAGATATACGTCACGAAGAATCGATGGTTATTTACAAGATATCCCAGTAAATATCTTTATGTGAACTACAAGGATATcgtatcattatatataactttggtagaataataatatataataaatatgaagaaaaatttattgtttttatttattctatcattatataactaatttaacaaatatttacatttaaaagcATTACAGAGTGCCTTTTATAAGTGAatgttttcttattattcattttaaaagtGAACGTTGCATaggttctttctttttttttttttttctaaaatattatcatttcattttagGCTGGCGTTGGTTACTTCCAATTATTAGCAACATTGTGTACAGGTCTAAGTTTAGCTGCTGATACCGTTGAATTTTTTGTTGTCCCATATATATTACCTAGTGCTGAAGTTGAATTATGCATTGAAGACAATGAAAAAGGATGGCTTGGTTAGTAAAGTTTATATCCTATATTGTGTTCTTgttaatactaataatttaattaaaatatttatatattctaggTAATATCACTCTCATGGGTCTTGCATTGGGAGGATTATTTTGGGGAGGTCTTGGAGATAGAATTGGAAGGCATAGATCATTATTATCAGCCATGTCAGTACATGCTTTATTCAGTGGTGTAGCTACATTTATGCCAACATATGGTACTTTTATGACAGCAAGATTCTGTTCCGCAATTGGGTGagcacaaatatatttttgatattatattttcatttaatttctgtGATagattttttgatatattttgtttacattgaaaatatatttaaatcttaTTATAGAGTGGGAGGATCTGTTCCCTTAGCATTTGCATACCTCGCAGAATGTTGTCCAAGACTAAGCAGAGGCCGATGGACTGGCATACTTGTAGCAGCAGGAGCATTAGGTGGCGTATATGCAGCTCTCCTGGCATGGACAATTGTACCAACAACTGGAGAGATGGTTGTTCTGGAAAACAAAGAACACTTTAGTGCCTGGCATCGTTTTCTGTTATTATGTTGTTTACCTGCATTATGTTCCACTATTGGACTCATCTTTCTGCCAGAAAGTCCAAGATATCTTGTTGAGGCAGGAAGAGACGTTGAAGCTATGATGGTTTATCAGGTAGTCATAAAATTGTTATAGTATATTTCTTTggttatatatttcaatcttatatttttaatatagagaatatataaaaagaataatgcaAGAAAAGGGGCTGCAGGTGCACAATATCAACTCTCTGAACTAGAACTTCCAACTAAACGACCACGTGGTTTGGCACCTCCATCACCTAGTACTCATACTAGTGTTTTGGCAGATATAATGTACTCAGTTGAAATGGTAAATAAATTTGCAtggttattaattaatcttaaGTATAAAAAGAACTATCTATAGTGATCTTtgtctttaatataaaatatattttttacatcctTAGTTTTGGAGTTCCTTTCTGGAATTATTTGCAGCACCACATTTACGTGTAACTTTAGTGCTTTTACTTATTTGGTCAACTGCATCATTTGGGTAAGATTTCACTCTTTTAATCTATATCTTTCcggttatttttaattagtatcATTTTTGTTTAAGTTTATATGGTCTTATGGTATGGTGTCCAGAATATCTTAAACTTCTAAGAGCTACAGAGTATGAAGCTCATACTGTACAAGTTGTTGGGaaaaattatagtaataacATATTTAGTGGTTCTATGGAAAATTGTCAATATAAAGATTCAACATTTTCATACTGCAAGTAAGTTGGTGTTTCAAAATGTATGATgaattagatatttaaatgtctcatattatatataaaagtttctttatattttaggtTTACAAAAATGGTACTCAGTCATGTTGACTTTGACAATTGTACTTTTCAGTTTGTAGAATTTAGCAGCATAAAATCTAGTAAAACCCATTTTACAGACAGTATTATTGCGCATTCAAAGTACGTTTactatataagaaattttattttgatggtatcataaatttatatcatattgatatatcataaaatttaaatattttgatatgaGTATGTATGTTTTTCAAAGATTTGTAGATACAGATTTATCATCCCAAGCTTTCACAAGATGTAAATTGCATAACAACACAAAGCTGAGCCTTAGTGGTCCATGTCCAACTCTTGATcttgattataatatttatattgaagaAGCATTACATGGTCATCTGGTTGCTCAACTGGCTTTTGTACCTGCAGCTACATTAGCGGGACTTGCACTTACAGTTTTACAACGACCAAAAATGATAGGTTTGTCTTATGTTTAATTTACATCATTTCACACAAGCAATGTgatacaatttaaaaatattaataatttatttttcatatatagggatctctttatttttctcctctgTTGCGGCACTCTGCCTAATACTCGTTGGTACAAATAGTTCTGCAGTTTTAGGATTTGAAGGAGGATTTATAGCAGTTTTTGCAATTGCCTGGACATCACTTACTTTGGTTACAGTTGAGAGCTTTCCTACACATTTAAGgtaattctttttgttttattttgtgtttcttttttctctttttttttttttaattttataattaacttgATCAGAAGTAAGATTGAGAAGTAATTTAAatggatataaaataatttatttaaatcaataaaacaaaatatttgtagattcgttgaattataatattttgatatatgattaaacatattataaaaatttattaattatttgtacaGATGCACTGGCTTTGGCTTTATTGCAGCCGTCATAAGAATATCAGGTCTCATAGGGACTATAACTTATCAAACATTAATTGGTGCACCTTTAGTTGCACCAGCATTGCTTACTGCTTCGACATTGCTCATAGCTAGTATAACAACTTTGGATTTGCCTCACACTCATTcggtatttttataaataccaCACAGTTAAATACAACataaaagatagaataataaatagaaatagaatatataaagaggAGTTATAAGTGCAATGCATTGGTACTTGTGATCATTAGTATCAACACTTGGtattaaagtaaaaacaatttttgacATATACCATGatgatgtaatatttattttattgaaatttaaagATATAGTAATGAAAACATGGAGAAGATAATTTAAACAGTGTGGAGCATTGAAAAACACTtggtaaaaaaattgatttttacaaaatcgattatatgacaagaaaaagatacttctttctttgttatcCAGATTTCGTACAAAGTGACATATCTTAAAGCTATAACGAAGTGTGTGAATGTTGTATATGCAAATGTTTGAAGAACCAAAGCGCACAGAGAATTAACGGAAATTTTTGAACGATAGTGAAAAGATTTTCTGTGGAGtaaagtgtgtgtgtactgtatgtatgtgcattcAAGAAATCAATGAAACTTTCAATATTGGAAAGtgtaaagaagatagaagtTTAAATACAGAAAAGTTACAAATCCAAGTGACATAAGGAAATTATCATAAAGAGTTGGAAGTTAATAGCAGTccttaagaaaatattaaggtAAATTTTCCATAGCTCAAtgatgtataaaattatactatttACAGGCATGTATTGACAGAAGTGTTCTATTAAGACATTCCTTGCAAAATGTGTCAATTCTAATGGATACAATTAATTGAGCATTAAAAGATAACATTTCACTgagttagaaaagaaaaagggagaaataaTAAGTCACTAAATACtgaatattacgatatattacAGAATATGTCTAAATGCATATAAGATGATTAAGTAATGTTTAATTTCACTAgtcaaacaaacaaaattgtaCAATATTGGAAATTTTGCAGTGCTTCATTGGTGcaaagtatataaatgaaaagacaAACTCTGATATTTgcatgaaaattttttcatatttgtcATATGAAAAATGggtagatttcttttttcttctatttgttTTGAAAACTGTTATTTCTAGTATGCCAAAAGAGTTGTATGATGGAAGGTTATCATTGAATAGAAATTTGCATACAGCAAAGTTCTCCATGAAGAATATAAAGTGTATATCCAGTACTTCCGCTTCATATCGATTACTAGTTCATAGTAGCTATGTAAGCAAAAGATTAGTAAAAAGTAATCAAGAGGcattatcaatataatataaacgctGCCGCATAAATCTTAAATTTTTAGCTAAAGATTTCAGTCATCAGCATTGTTAGTATAAATCCAAGAGATTATTGCCTCTAGtcaatttaattcttattgaaAACAATGATgtgttaaataatgaaatgtcTAATTGTCCAATATGTAACACGTGTAGTAGAATGTTTTTTTcggaatatataaaaattatatatcaacaAATACTCTATAATAGAGTCACGATAATTACTTTTCTAGTTATTTGTATTTTGCAATCTCCATAATCAATTGGCatgaaatataagaaagacaaacaaaagaaaagaaggttcCTTGAAAACAGTACACATTATTTCTATACTATAAGAATATCAGCCTGTCAAGAACAAAATAACAATACTCTATTAGGTGTGAGgacttaaaatatttcatcgaatattTGGAGAATTTTATTGAGACAAAGAAAACTAGACATTTACGTCCCATTATGGTTAGtgaattttttcatatcaaaTTGTTGTCTTGTAATTTATGCGAGATTATCACTGGGCCAGGTTTATCAAGTGGTATTGTCATGATAtggaaatgaatatttaataggataaatatttaaacattccATTTTACTCTTGgaatatcattttcaaaattacattattcCTTTGAtcaagaaattcatttttatttacatatattactaTTCTAAACCTGGTCGTGAAGCTTGTGCtgtgtatatgaatataattaaaacaattaatattagcacaagtatagaaaataaaaataagatgtaGAATTCCTTTTAATTGGCACTTTTCATGTTATTAAATCAATGCTGTATCATTGAAATTTATCATTGCCTATAGAATAATATAGTTTGATTGACATATCATACTTATGTGCTAGCACTATAGATTAGATTTTCAATTAGGCTGCAAATCAGAATGCATAGAAGTACATACCAGTAATTACATGGcataaatttttgaatttattacataaacttcaaataaatttactgGTGTGATATCTcctaaatttacattttagatatttttttttaataagattagttataatacatatatattcttttttttacacagTCAGATTATCAACTGATTGATATGTtgtatcaattaatatttattaaatgttttaatttgttaaaaaggttaaataatttgttaatgttAACAGCAATTAAATAAGAGGAAGAGCCATAAATTGTACAAATCATAGCAAATAACttaataacatattatttacattgcTTACATTATTACATGTGCAGTAATAGATTTATGTTGAAAATATCCATACTCTGTTATTCTAATCATAATAACTCGTATAAATGCATTTATGTCAATATAGCTATTTAAAATAGACTGAAAAATCAGGATCAGTTGATAATCACTGTGTGTTGCGAAGAGACTGTACTTTAAAGtttataatagttaataaatataaattaagattTCGCGTACATACCTAGGTCATAATAGCAGTGTAAGTAAACCAAAAATgctgtttttaaaaatttgatcCTGCTTGCATTATCTGTTGAATAATATTTAGACAAGTATTTTacgatattcatttattacataaagtttatcatatttaattgcaatacattaatcgaataatagaATTTGTAACATTTGTTCTATTACAACGAGATTAGtagattattgataaaaaattttccaatgttaacgaaaaattttgtaaataacaacgcaatcaaatttttaaattcgataaattaaaaacgcATTATAATAGAAGATGCAAGTATATTCGGCGGATCATGCAATCAGTATTTAATcaaattatgaatttatttgtttgataattattaattatctattattttaaaaatactttattaaataattttatatggttttaatgaaaatgataatatgcgttgttaattaatattttgtacttGTTGCTTCTATGAAAGTGTAACTTTCGACATTGTAATCTTTTGGTCATATTTATAATGAGCTCTCAAATTATACTCATGTATTTCTGTTAACAATTAAAGTATCgtcgattaaattttcaaataattttaaaaaaacatagaatttacatacctatataaatttaaacagTCAGCTTATATTTCTACAACCAAgtaatttctttcaattgaaaaaaaacGTAGCAAtaagatcaattttttttgcaGAAATCAgtatagattattgaaaaaaaattgaacggAATGGAGTTAAAAACAAGTGAAATCGATTGTCTtgctatttgttttttcttaaacaATCGCACAATTGCTATTCTGCattcattctatatatatatacatacacatacatacatgcatatatatatatatatatatgtgtatacgtgtatatcatacctcatatatatacatatatataatattttgaaacaaaacaatttaattacaatacaTCGATCGCTTTTAAAAGAGTAATGGTATTTTAATTGGCTATTAAATAGCTTAACgctattatagaaaatatcattcttataaatatggcaactaatttatttataatattgttaatgtTTACCAccattgtgtatatatagggtTTTACAAATGGCGTGACATTAATTATCttcaaacatttattttatcaacaaaaaaaaaaagaaaaaaaaagcatatataacatacttttatatagttaattatttgtaatatttacggtctttatcatcgataaaattcaattacaCCTTATGAAGTTGTGTTCTTGTTTTGATTTTCCagtcttttttaattacaaaataaatattaataaacataaattattttcaataatgtcAAATCGATAAGTTAgagaattttttactttatcgtcggtaatataaatttctacgtGGAACACTTTTAACGATGAAAATGTTTTACAGAGAGCGCCACTTGCATCAAACACTATCTCAATGCTTTTATACAAACGAGAATCGCATTATGGCGATTGTATCAAATTCTTATTATGGTTTTATTATTTCCGtaagttaaaatttttcagTTGAATTCATTTTGATTTGTGTAAGCTAGAGAAACTTATGATTATAGTAGATATTTAAATCAATCAGAGTAGACTATACGatttattgttatatgattataaaattaacgtCCGATTATAGCAAATATTcgtgagattaaaaaaaaaaaagaagaaacattgtGTACGCTTGCGCGTACATATCACAACACCTTGTTTAATGTTCTGTAGATTAGTTGTCGACGATTGTGCATTGACCTTGAGTTGTCCTTGACCTTGGGCGTGTCTTCAACGTACGAAGCAAAGATGACCGTGTCGAACGAGCCCTGACTTAACCTATTCTAGGCTATGTCTCTGTCCTTCGCATACAGACAAAGCCTAGGAGAGGCTAAATCAAATTACTcggtgttttttttttcactccaTTAGTATATTTTGCAAAGTAGCTTTAGGTATATATTCGTTAGATTTATGTTCGGATATCCGTTGAATCtctcttgtatatatataaagagtgTAAAAAGGAAGCACTGTGTAGCACTCTACGGaacgagtttttctttttttacatatatctttcGAATACGTAATCTTTGGTTAGCTTGGTTTAATAGACTAGCGAGATGCATTTGCTAAAGTTTCAAGAAACGTTtaggataaaataatatgcaaaatTGATGAAATAACGAAAGTGTAAATATATTTGCAGTGACAATATCAATGGATCAATCATATGGATCGGTGTGTGTTGATTAgatttaaaaatcgttttttaCAGCAGAGGTTAGTCTGTGTGGATCGCAAGGAAATTGTGTCATGCCTAAAAATACGCAAAGCACGCAGGTAAATGTTAAAAGGTCGTACGGacaaggaataaaaaaagctaAAGGAATTGCACAAGAGAGGTTGATTTGGTATTCAAATCACCAGGTATGCGCCCGCCTCTCTCGTGGCACTGGTGGTAGGTACTGTGTGGTAGTACTAGTCGTAATATGGAGGTCTCTTTCCTCTAggaatactttttctcttctttctttaacttctTGCTTTCACTCGTATTGTAAACTACcttaactattattaatcaGTTTCTTGCACTgcttttgattcttttctttttattacgtcACCGATTGCAGGATACCTCTTTAGAAAGTTTCAACACAaacgaagtaaataaaaaaaaaaaaaaatgagagaaaacaACATATAGGTAATAGGCACGGAAAGATCGATTggcaaaaaattttaaaaatatatatattatctcgttaatgacgattatcgataaatgatattttcgaAATCATCCAGGACGAACGTCATTTCtaggtgaaaaaaaaaaaatcatatcttTTCACTAAACAATCCGAGAAATACGACGATACACACttttttaaacgaagaaaaggagaattcGTTGACGACGATGTTCGATCAAGAGATTTCGATGCACGGTCATGCATTACTTCTTCTCGAAGGAGACTTCAACGGCCGCATATAAGATTACTTAGCGTTGTGTATCAAGACACATGTCATAACGTAAATAagtttatatacatgtagaaCATACTAGTATGTAAAATATACAAGTAtgtaaaatatgtgtataaaaataatgttttcttttaatattctaaaaattgtatctcttgctcttttaattctctttcaaACGTATTAACATTCTTTCATTATCGAGAgcggaatgaaaaagaaaaaaaaaaaagagaaaaaacagcaaaagaaaaacgaagaaggaagaaactcGTTTATTTTACGTCATAGCGGATAAAACACTCGCGAAGCTGGATCTCACGGAGTATTAATTCGTTTCAtcgatatagataaataaagaaacataacGATAATCGTGTGACGCAAAAAGGAAGGATTCGTATCAGCGCACCAATTATAATCCTGACTTGAGAATCATTCGAGACGATTGTTCTTT
This window of the Vespula vulgaris chromosome 1, iyVesVulg1.1, whole genome shotgun sequence genome carries:
- the LOC127064589 gene encoding synaptic vesicle glycoprotein 2C-like isoform X2, whose protein sequence is MDEVLDESIVKTRYTSRRIDGYLQDIPAGVGYFQLLATLCTGLSLAADTVEFFVVPYILPSAEVELCIEDNEKGWLGNITLMGLALGGLFWGGLGDRIGRHRSLLSAMSVHALFSGVATFMPTYGTFMTARFCSAIGVGGSVPLAFAYLAECCPRLSRGRWTGILVAAGALGGVYAALLAWTIVPTTGEMVVLENKEHFSAWHRFLLLCCLPALCSTIGLIFLPESPRYLVEAGRDVEAMMVYQRIYKKNNARKGAAGAQYQLSELELPTKRPRGLAPPSPSTHTSVLADIMYSVEMFWSSFLELFAAPHLRVTLVLLLIWSTASFGLYGLMVWCPEYLKLLRATEYEAHTVQVVGKNYSNNIFSGSMENCQYKDSTFSYCKFTKMVLSHVDFDNCTFQFVEFSSIKSSKTHFTDSIIAHSKFVDTDLSSQAFTRCKLHNNTKLSLSGPCPTLDLDYNIYIEEALHGHLVAQLAFVPAATLAGLALTVLQRPKMIGISLFFSSVAALCLILVGTNSSAVLGFEGGFIAVFAIAWTSLTLVTVESFPTHLRCTGFGFIAAVIRISGLIGTITYQTLIGAPLVAPALLTASTLLIASITTLDLPHTHSVFL
- the LOC127064589 gene encoding synaptic vesicle glycoprotein 2C-like isoform X1; this translates as MPPSEEESQWLVGSGGGVTSSSGGVTITGTGDRSLNIRGGLYTEEMTTQTANSANANANAPSADSAEHDLIDSTADATLLAQFHEDAIKQAGVGYFQLLATLCTGLSLAADTVEFFVVPYILPSAEVELCIEDNEKGWLGNITLMGLALGGLFWGGLGDRIGRHRSLLSAMSVHALFSGVATFMPTYGTFMTARFCSAIGVGGSVPLAFAYLAECCPRLSRGRWTGILVAAGALGGVYAALLAWTIVPTTGEMVVLENKEHFSAWHRFLLLCCLPALCSTIGLIFLPESPRYLVEAGRDVEAMMVYQRIYKKNNARKGAAGAQYQLSELELPTKRPRGLAPPSPSTHTSVLADIMYSVEMFWSSFLELFAAPHLRVTLVLLLIWSTASFGLYGLMVWCPEYLKLLRATEYEAHTVQVVGKNYSNNIFSGSMENCQYKDSTFSYCKFTKMVLSHVDFDNCTFQFVEFSSIKSSKTHFTDSIIAHSKFVDTDLSSQAFTRCKLHNNTKLSLSGPCPTLDLDYNIYIEEALHGHLVAQLAFVPAATLAGLALTVLQRPKMIGISLFFSSVAALCLILVGTNSSAVLGFEGGFIAVFAIAWTSLTLVTVESFPTHLRCTGFGFIAAVIRISGLIGTITYQTLIGAPLVAPALLTASTLLIASITTLDLPHTHSVFL